A segment of the Verrucomicrobiia bacterium genome:
CTGGCCGCCATTTCGCCGGGACCTGAACACGCCGCTTCTCATCCACTCCATGTCGATAGAGCGAATTGTAGTAAGTCGGTGCATTGATTGCGTCGTCGGCCACTTATTCACAGCAGTTTGGCGAAGTGCAATTTCGCCCCACCACGCCCCACTTTAAACCACTTCAAGCCACTTCGTGTCAACGACATTCCGGAACGCTTATCCCAAAGTTATTAACAGTTCCGAGGAGCGGGTGGTAAAAAGCTGCGGGTAAGACCCCAAAACCCAGAGACCGTTCTGCCCTCCGCCGCTCTGCCCTTTGCCCTTTGCCCTTTGCCCTTTGCCATTTGCCATTTGCCATTCTCCGCCAGCAGCCTTTACCGTCCCGACGGATGCGCACTGCGGATTTCGATTACCATCTGCCGCCCGAATTGATCGCCCAGGAACCCCCGCCCGAGCGCGATCAAGCCCGTCTCCTGCAGTTGCAGCGAAATCCGGAGGCGATCAATCACGGCGCAATCCGCGATTTCCCGCGATTTCTGCAGCCCGGTGACGTTATCGTTCTCAACAATTCAAAGGTTTTCCCCGCCCGCCTGCGTGGGCGCAACAAGGAAAGTGGCGGGGCTTTCGAAATCCTCTTGATCGAGGAGAACGCCCGGAACGACTGGTGGGTGATGCTCCGCCCGGGGCGCCGGGGCAGCCTCGGGACCGAAATCATCCTCCACGACACCACACCCCGCCCCACTTCCCTTTCCGCCCGAGTTGTGGAAATAAACGCAGAGGGCCATCGGCGCATGGTCTTCTCAGCCGCCGAAAACATTGCTGACATCGCGGAGAAAATCGGCGAAGCCCCCCTGCCGCCCTACATTCATCGCAAGAATGGCAGCGAGGCGGATGATCGGGAACGCTACCAAACGGTCTTCGCGAACGCCCGGGGCTCCGTTGCCGCGCCGACCGCAGGACTTCATTTTACCCAGGAATTGCTCTCGAACATTCGGCGGCGCGGCGTGGAAATTGCCTTTGTGACCCTGCACGTCGGTCTCGGAACTTTCGCGCCCGTGAAATCTGATCTCGTTTCAGAACATCAAATGCACGAGGAGCGTTACGTTGTCAGCGACGCCACCGCCGCCGCCGTCAGCGCCGCCAGAGAACGCGGCAGCCGAATCGTTGCGGTTGGCACCACCTCCCTGCGCGTGCTCGAAAGTGTCGCTGCTGCAAACGACGGAAAACTTGCAGGCGGATCGGGCCGCACACGCATCTTCATTCATCCGCCATACCGCTTTCAAATCGCGAATGCGTTGCTCACGAATTTCCATCTGCCACGCTCAACGTTGTTGATGTTGGTCAGCGCATTCGCGGCGCCAGGTGAAACGCGCGGCCGCGATCTGGTTTTGCGCGCGTACACTGAAGCGATCAAGGAACGCTATCGTTTTTTCAGTTTTGGCGATGCCATGTTCATTCAATGACGTGCAAGAAAACTCGCATCCCGATCTTGAAGACCAATCGATGAAACCGTTCGTGTTCATCAACATGGCGATGACTGCGGATGGGAAGATCGCGACCGCCAATCGCGCGATCTCCTCGTTCGGCAGCAAGGACGATCAGGATCACCTTCTCGAATTGCGCGCAACGGCCGATGCCGTCATGGCTGGCGCGCGGACTGTCGACTCAGCTGACGTGAACATGGGCCCCGGACCTGCGAGATTTCGCGCGATGCGAATCAAACGCGGGCTCGCAGAATACAACCTTCGCATCATCGTGAGCCGCTCAGGGTCGATCAATCCCGGCGCTGCAATCTTCAAGCATCCCTTTTCGCCCATCCTGATTCTCACCACGGATGCCGCACCGAAATCCAGGGTGAAGAAGCTGCGTGACCTGGCGGATAAGGTTGAATCGTTCGGCGATCGGGAAATCGACTTTCCTGCTGCACTGGCGTGGCTGCACAAGCAATGGGGCGTCAAGCGTCTGCTCTGCGAAGGAGGGGGTGAATTGAACGACGCGGTTGTTCGCGCGGGCCTGGTGGATGAAATACATCTGACTGTCTGCCCGTTCATCTTTGCTGGCCGCGAGGCACCGACGATCGCTGATGGTGCGGGAGTTTCGAACCTTGCCAGTGCTGCGCAGTTCGAGTTGAAGAGCCGTCGCCGCGTCGGGGCGGAAATGTTTCTCGTTTATCGCGCCCGCGTCGCATTGCGGCCCCCGAACTCAGTTGCGTGATTGCAGGGCACGCAGATGCTGCCGCGCCACGGCGTTGTTCGGCGCGCGTCGCAAAACCTCCTCAAACTCGGCTGCAGCTTCCTCACGCTTCCCCTGGTTCATCAGCGCAGTTCCCAAATTGATTCGCGCCTCGACCAACTCGGGCATGAGGCGCACGGCCGCCCGGAATTCCTCAACCGCCGCCTCTGCTTTGCCTTCCCGCCCCAGGGCAAGCCCGTGCAAAAAGCGCGCTGTTACAAGATCTGGTTTCAGCCGAACCGCATCTGCATAATACTGCGCGGCTTCCGTCCGCTTCCCCAGCTTCTCCAGGTTCTGGCCCGCTTCAATCCGCAGGGCTGCATCGCCAGGACTCAGCATCACGGCGTCCGCATAGTTGGTCGCCGCGGCAGCGAGCCATCCGCGCCCCTGGCAAAATCGAGCGAGGGTGGCGAGCTCGGAACCGCGGCGGATCCGATGCCGCAGCGCCTTTTGAAAACATTCCTCCGCACGATTGGTTTGGCCCGCTGACTCATACAGCTGGCCCAAACCCAGCCACGCGGTTCCGAATGCGGGCTTAATTCGCACAGCCCGCTGATACTCTTCAATCGCTTCCTCCCTGCGATCGAGTTTGGCAAGCGCTTGCGCCAGGTTTTGCAGGGCCCAGACATCCTGCGGTTCCCATGCGAACGCCTGGCGAAACGCGTCAACTGCCGCTTCGAACTTCTGCTGCTGCGCGCGCGCGAACCCCAGCTGCGACCACGCTTCCGGGTTGCTGGGCCACAATTGGGCCGCCCGTTCGGAGGCATCTGCAGCGAGCGCGGCATCGTTGTTTTGCAAACGCAGAGCCGCCGCCTGCAGCCAGAGCCACGCGTCTTTCGGCGCCCCTTCAAGCGCAGTTTCGGTCTGCTTCAATGCCGCGGCCAGCCGTTCAGCTGAAAGGCTCGCCTGCTCCATCCGCGCGGCGAGCCGCTGCGATTCGACCGCGTACGTCGACTGCTGGTTGAAGGGCGCGTCACTGAGGCGGTTCAGCATGTCTGACAACGCGGAATGGCGAGTGAATTCATTGTATCCCAAACGATTCGCACAGTCCGACAGGCCCGGCCATTTTCCAGGAACCGCACCCTCGCGCACGCTTGCGGGGAGCAAGGCCTCGATCTCCTTCACGATGGTTTCGGCGAGCAGGTAATTGCCCTCAAACGTAAGATGCACGTGCTCGTAAAACAGCTCGTGTCCGGGAACACCACCGCCACTCGCTGAAGCAAACGCGCGTTCAGCGTCCGCAAGCGCAACACGATTGTCCGCCGCGACCCTGCGCGTGATCTCGTTCAACCTGGAATCACAACGAAAGCGCAAGGTGTCCAAATCGCGCGCAGCAGAAAAGTAAGCTGCGGCGTCGGGTCGATTCAGTTCCAGCGCGCAGGTTCCGGCCCGGAATTGCAGTTCAGCGATTGTTGGATCCTTCTCGATCGCCGTCTTGAAATGATCGAACGCCGCCTGGTGTTGCCCCGCGGCGTGTGCCGCCGAGCCCTGCTCCAGGAGATCGCGCAATTCCTTCGAAGAACCTTCGCCTGCACTTCCCTGCTTCGATGCGAACGGAGCCGAATCGCGCAGGTTGACTGCAACGGTGCTGACTACAGTCTTCACGCCGGCCCGCTCGCCCGAGCGGATGATTGTGGAAAGGTTCTTTTCGAAGTTGCGATACACACGTTCCATGCGCTGGTCATCAGCCCCAACCTGTTGATCGAGAAACATGGTCATCCCGCCCCACTCTCCCTTTCCAGGTGGCGATTCCTGAAGCCGCTGCCTCAACGTATCGAGCGCCTGGCCAACGCGGGTTGCCTTCAATGCGATGCTGCTTCGAATCAGCGGCAATGGTGGCACTTGCGGGCCGAACACAGTTCCCGCTCCAAACGGCCCCACCACTTCGTTGTTGCCCATGTAAACCACCCAGATGTCCGCGTCCACATCCGCGCAATCACTCGCGATGGGGACTATCACGTGTGAGTTGATGCCAGTCATCGCGGTGTTGATGACCTCGAATCGCGTGTGCGGATAACGGCCGCTCAACAGGGCTTCAATGCAACGGCTCACGCTGAATCGCGGCTGTGGATCGCCGAACGCCGCCGATTCCCCAAACACGAAGATGCGGATCGTCTTGGAATCCTTTTGTTCCGAGATCCAGAGAGGCTGCGGCGTGCGGGCCATTCGTTCGCCAAAAAATCGCCAGCCAAACCGGCTGTTCTGCACGAGCTTCACGCCTTCGCCGGTTTTTTTTCGAACCAGAAAGCTTGTTGGATAGCCAAAACCAATTGCCCGAAGAACCATTTCCACGACCAGGAGGAGCAGCAAGGGCACGGCGAACATCACGATAATTCGCGCCAGCCAAAGCCGGCGGCGCGAGCGCGGCGCTTGCGCTTCGATCGGGTTTGCGGCGGCCGAGAATTTCGATTGGCGTTTTTTCATTCAGCAGACACGCGTGGCTCGAGCGCGGCGGATGGCTTCTGCAACATGGAGTGCGCCTCGCGCAGGAGATCGCGCGCAAACAACCAGTCGAACCAGAATCCTTCGTCGCGGCTGCCAGCGTCCAGTGATGACTCGAACCGCGTCGAAATGATCCGTTCCGCATTGGAGAATTCGGCCTGCGCGGATTCGTGCTGCCCGGCCCGATGCCGCAGCAGCACCAGCAGCGCGCGCGCAGTGGCGCTGCGCACTTCGTTGTGGTCGGAACATGCCAGCGCCTTGAGGCACCATTTCTCGGCACGGGCGAAATTGCCGCGGCGATATTCAAAAAGCCCAAGCGAGACCGAAGCCCACGCCGTGCGGAACGAATCTTCATACGTCCGCATTTCCGAGTTGGAGAAAGTCCGATCCGCAAAATCGGCAAGCGGTTCCAAAGCGGACATCACCACGTCGTCGGGAGGGAAGAGCAGGCTGATCTTCAAAATCCGCTCCGCCGCCACCGCGCTCGCCGTCCCGCCAAAACGTTCAATCGCACCCATGCGAAACCGGTTGTAGGCCGCCGTATCCTTCAACTCGACCAGCGCAGATCCGCACCCCAGGTAATCCAGGGTGGAAACATCCCAGCCATCGAGCTGGTTCACCTGCAGCAGAACCGTGTAACGCTGGGCCGCGTTGCGCCAGTCACCCTTCATCGCATGCCACTCTGCCAGCGCGCGAAAAACCGAGGCGCCTTCCATCGTCACAGGAGTCAGCGGAATCTCCGCGATGACCCTGTCGGCCTCTGCAAAGCGATCCTTGCCCATCAGCGCCGCCGCCTGCGTGATTTTCTCCCGCGCTTCGGCCTGCCGCCGCGCTAGTGTTTCCGTTACCCGCGCCCGCTCGGCACGCTGCTCCGCCTCCACCGCAATCCGCCGCGCTTCGCGTTCCTTCAGGAAGAGAATCAATGATGTGCTGAACCCGGCGATCAAAGCCGCAGCCACGGCGGCTGCCGCGCCGCACACCACCTTGTTCCGTCGCACAAGTTTCTGAAACCGATACAGGCGGCTTGGGGGACGCGCCGCAACGGGCTCGTGCTGGAGGTAACGTTGAATGTCCATTGCCAGCCCATTCGCCGTTTCGTACCGCCGCGAACGATCTTTCTCGAGCGCCTTCATCACGATCCAGTCCAGATCGCCCTTGAGCAAGGAGATGAGCTTGGGCGGCTCCGCCTGGCGTTCACGCGCGGTCGTCAATAACTCCTGCCCCTGCATGGTCGTCACCATCGTCGACGGCCGTTGCGGCTCCCGCTCGCGCAACGTTCGGCGCATTTCATCGAACCCCGACTGCATCAGCTTCGCGGGATCGAAAGGCGTCTTGCCCGTGAGCAATTCATAGAGCAACACACCGAGGCTGTAGATGTCGCTGCGGGTGTCAATGTCCAGCCCGCTCATCTCCGCCTGCTCCGGGCTCATGTAAGCGGGCGTGCCGATGAACTGCTCGTACGCCGTGAACAGCGTCTTGTCTGTCAGCCGCATCTCCGTCGCCTTCGCAATACCGAAGTCGATCACCTTCGGCACAGGCACGCCGTCATGCAATGTCACAAGAACGTTGGACGGCTTGATGTCGCGATGAATGATCCCTTTTTGATGGGCATGCTGGATGGCCTGGCAAATCTGGATGAAGAGATGCAGACGCTGGCTCGTGTCCTGATGCGCCTGATTGCAATAATCCGTGATCTTGAGCCCGCGGACCAATTCCATCACGAAATAAGGACGGCCTGTCTCCGTCGCCCCGGCGTCAAGCACCCGGGCGATGTTCGGATGATCCATGAGGGCGAGCGCCTGGCGTTCGGCTTCGAACCGGGCGATCACGCTCTTGGTATCCATTCCGAGCTTGATGATCTTGAGCGCCACGCGGCGGCGCACCGGCACCTCCTGTTCCGCCATGTAAACCACGCCGCACCCGCCCTCGCCAATCCGCTGCAACAGCTTGTAACGCCCTATGCGCGAGCCCGGGCCTTCACTAACCCGCGACTCGCCCAGCCCGTCGGCAGACGTTTTCGATACGGCCGCTGCGCTTTCCGCAACTGGCGCGGCATCGTCGAAAAATGCATTCGCCGCCGCAGCGGCCTCCAGCAATGAATCGATCCGCTTCCGCAACGCATCGTCGCCGAGGCACGCCTGGTCGAGAAAGGCACGTTGCGACCCGATGCTGTCGAGCCTGCGTGCTGCGTCGAACAAGGCTTCTTCCCGCTCTCGCGTTCGCGTCATGCGTCAATGGTTGTCATCGGATTCTTCCAAGTTCACTCCAGTCCGCCCTTACTCCTGCGCCCGGATCGAATGGTAAATCCACGCCTTTGCATACGCCCATTGGCGTTCAACAGTGCGTTCGGTCACTCCCAGGCTTTCCGCCACTTCCTGGTTGGTGAGGCCTGCGAAAAATTTCATCACGACCACCTTCGCGCGATCGGGATCTTCCGCCCGCAATTTTTCAAGGGCTTCGTCAATAAGGAGAACCTTGTCGTCCGGAGTCGATTCAGCGAGGTCGATGGAATCAATGTCGAGCCGGGCCAGCCCGCCGCCGCGCTTCAGCCGTGACTTTCTCCGCGCGTTCTCGATCAATATCCGGCGCATGGCTTCGGCGGCCGCGGAAAAAAAGTGTGCGCGGTTTTGCCATGAATGTCCGCCATCGGCGACCAGTCGCAGCCAGGCTTCGTGAACAAGCGCGGTGGGTTGGAGCGTCTGTCCCGCAGCTTCATGCGCCATGCGGGCGACCGCAAGGCGGCGCAACTCCTCGTAGACCAACGGAAGCAAGTCATTCGCCGCCTTCCCTTCTCCCCGGCCGATCGCCTGCAGAACCTGGGTGATGTCGCTCATGCAAATGGAACTTGTCGGCGAGATCGTAACAGGAACCGGGGAAAAAGTGCAAAGCGAGAAAGCCCGCGCCGATGGCTTCTAATCTCCGCACAACCAGCCGCTCTGGGCGGCGATTGGAAAGACAGGTCTAAAGAGTCGGACCTCTTTGCCACGAACACCTGCCGTGTCAGGTCCCTTCGTACAGGCGCGCCACCTCAAGCAGCAGCTTCTCGAGCAACTGATAGTATTCGTCCTCGGCCATCGCGCTCTTCCGCTCACGCAATGCATTCAATTCACTTTCCAGAAAGTCCCGCCGTGCGCGCTGC
Coding sequences within it:
- a CDS encoding protein kinase; translation: MTRTREREEALFDAARRLDSIGSQRAFLDQACLGDDALRKRIDSLLEAAAAANAFFDDAAPVAESAAAVSKTSADGLGESRVSEGPGSRIGRYKLLQRIGEGGCGVVYMAEQEVPVRRRVALKIIKLGMDTKSVIARFEAERQALALMDHPNIARVLDAGATETGRPYFVMELVRGLKITDYCNQAHQDTSQRLHLFIQICQAIQHAHQKGIIHRDIKPSNVLVTLHDGVPVPKVIDFGIAKATEMRLTDKTLFTAYEQFIGTPAYMSPEQAEMSGLDIDTRSDIYSLGVLLYELLTGKTPFDPAKLMQSGFDEMRRTLREREPQRPSTMVTTMQGQELLTTARERQAEPPKLISLLKGDLDWIVMKALEKDRSRRYETANGLAMDIQRYLQHEPVAARPPSRLYRFQKLVRRNKVVCGAAAAVAAALIAGFSTSLILFLKEREARRIAVEAEQRAERARVTETLARRQAEAREKITQAAALMGKDRFAEADRVIAEIPLTPVTMEGASVFRALAEWHAMKGDWRNAAQRYTVLLQVNQLDGWDVSTLDYLGCGSALVELKDTAAYNRFRMGAIERFGGTASAVAAERILKISLLFPPDDVVMSALEPLADFADRTFSNSEMRTYEDSFRTAWASVSLGLFEYRRGNFARAEKWCLKALACSDHNEVRSATARALLVLLRHRAGQHESAQAEFSNAERIISTRFESSLDAGSRDEGFWFDWLFARDLLREAHSMLQKPSAALEPRVSAE
- a CDS encoding sigma-70 family RNA polymerase sigma factor, with protein sequence MSDITQVLQAIGRGEGKAANDLLPLVYEELRRLAVARMAHEAAGQTLQPTALVHEAWLRLVADGGHSWQNRAHFFSAAAEAMRRILIENARRKSRLKRGGGLARLDIDSIDLAESTPDDKVLLIDEALEKLRAEDPDRAKVVVMKFFAGLTNQEVAESLGVTERTVERQWAYAKAWIYHSIRAQE
- a CDS encoding dihydrofolate reductase family protein; protein product: MKPFVFINMAMTADGKIATANRAISSFGSKDDQDHLLELRATADAVMAGARTVDSADVNMGPGPARFRAMRIKRGLAEYNLRIIVSRSGSINPGAAIFKHPFSPILILTTDAAPKSRVKKLRDLADKVESFGDREIDFPAALAWLHKQWGVKRLLCEGGGELNDAVVRAGLVDEIHLTVCPFIFAGREAPTIADGAGVSNLASAAQFELKSRRRVGAEMFLVYRARVALRPPNSVA
- the queA gene encoding tRNA preQ1(34) S-adenosylmethionine ribosyltransferase-isomerase QueA, which translates into the protein MRTADFDYHLPPELIAQEPPPERDQARLLQLQRNPEAINHGAIRDFPRFLQPGDVIVLNNSKVFPARLRGRNKESGGAFEILLIEENARNDWWVMLRPGRRGSLGTEIILHDTTPRPTSLSARVVEINAEGHRRMVFSAAENIADIAEKIGEAPLPPYIHRKNGSEADDRERYQTVFANARGSVAAPTAGLHFTQELLSNIRRRGVEIAFVTLHVGLGTFAPVKSDLVSEHQMHEERYVVSDATAAAVSAARERGSRIVAVGTTSLRVLESVAAANDGKLAGGSGRTRIFIHPPYRFQIANALLTNFHLPRSTLLMLVSAFAAPGETRGRDLVLRAYTEAIKERYRFFSFGDAMFIQ
- a CDS encoding tetratricopeptide repeat protein, with protein sequence MKKRQSKFSAAANPIEAQAPRSRRRLWLARIIVMFAVPLLLLLVVEMVLRAIGFGYPTSFLVRKKTGEGVKLVQNSRFGWRFFGERMARTPQPLWISEQKDSKTIRIFVFGESAAFGDPQPRFSVSRCIEALLSGRYPHTRFEVINTAMTGINSHVIVPIASDCADVDADIWVVYMGNNEVVGPFGAGTVFGPQVPPLPLIRSSIALKATRVGQALDTLRQRLQESPPGKGEWGGMTMFLDQQVGADDQRMERVYRNFEKNLSTIIRSGERAGVKTVVSTVAVNLRDSAPFASKQGSAGEGSSKELRDLLEQGSAAHAAGQHQAAFDHFKTAIEKDPTIAELQFRAGTCALELNRPDAAAYFSAARDLDTLRFRCDSRLNEITRRVAADNRVALADAERAFASASGGGVPGHELFYEHVHLTFEGNYLLAETIVKEIEALLPASVREGAVPGKWPGLSDCANRLGYNEFTRHSALSDMLNRLSDAPFNQQSTYAVESQRLAARMEQASLSAERLAAALKQTETALEGAPKDAWLWLQAAALRLQNNDAALAADASERAAQLWPSNPEAWSQLGFARAQQQKFEAAVDAFRQAFAWEPQDVWALQNLAQALAKLDRREEAIEEYQRAVRIKPAFGTAWLGLGQLYESAGQTNRAEECFQKALRHRIRRGSELATLARFCQGRGWLAAAATNYADAVMLSPGDAALRIEAGQNLEKLGKRTEAAQYYADAVRLKPDLVTARFLHGLALGREGKAEAAVEEFRAAVRLMPELVEARINLGTALMNQGKREEAAAEFEEVLRRAPNNAVARQHLRALQSRN